From a region of the Streptomyces caniferus genome:
- a CDS encoding sugar ABC transporter permease, translating to MHEAADDMRWADRALASVWERVRVTADQVGPRFPLYAEPGTGVWKSTSKGSWTGGFWAGLLWLRALASGAPRDRSAAAECTGRLAHWLDQDTATRGLIFWYGTALAAGPGGSGAAEQLREQAARACLAGYDPVRGLVPWGAAFGGPRMLARADAVPGLVPLLAGWSDAGRAAAYGHLTRQLELSLAEHPPRPAWAAAKDGSWTACPEPAPGWSRTVPWLLLGLADGVHWLGAGGLWAAAEQLAAPRLVAGVPLVPDAQDGNAQGGNAPPAGNARQTGNARLHGHDAGPLDTSAAAIEAVALLKLAALTRAAGIGRTGEAVGTADGADAPTRRARRILYRLCSRHLTAGGALTAGCYDAGRGLAPRHELIWGDFFLAFGLAILTGLTEPFTT from the coding sequence ATGCATGAGGCGGCCGACGACATGCGGTGGGCGGACCGGGCGCTGGCGTCCGTGTGGGAGCGGGTCCGGGTGACCGCGGACCAGGTCGGCCCGCGCTTTCCGCTGTATGCCGAGCCCGGCACCGGGGTCTGGAAGTCCACGTCGAAGGGGTCGTGGACGGGCGGCTTCTGGGCCGGGTTGCTGTGGTTGCGCGCCCTGGCCTCGGGGGCGCCCCGGGACCGCTCGGCGGCGGCCGAGTGCACCGGGAGGCTCGCGCACTGGCTCGATCAGGACACCGCGACCCGGGGACTGATCTTCTGGTACGGCACCGCGCTCGCCGCCGGGCCGGGCGGCAGCGGTGCGGCGGAGCAGCTGAGGGAGCAGGCGGCACGCGCGTGTCTGGCGGGGTACGACCCGGTACGCGGACTGGTGCCCTGGGGCGCGGCCTTCGGCGGTCCCCGGATGCTGGCGCGGGCAGATGCGGTGCCCGGGCTGGTGCCGTTGCTGGCGGGCTGGTCGGATGCGGGCAGGGCCGCGGCGTACGGGCATCTGACCCGGCAGCTGGAACTCAGTCTTGCCGAGCATCCTCCGCGTCCGGCATGGGCGGCCGCGAAGGACGGCTCGTGGACGGCCTGCCCCGAGCCGGCACCCGGGTGGAGCCGTACGGTGCCGTGGTTGCTGTTGGGGCTCGCGGACGGAGTGCACTGGCTCGGGGCAGGCGGTCTGTGGGCGGCGGCGGAGCAGCTTGCCGCGCCGCGGCTCGTCGCCGGCGTGCCGCTCGTGCCCGACGCACAGGACGGGAACGCCCAGGGCGGGAACGCCCCACCGGCCGGGAACGCCCGACAGACCGGGAACGCCCGACTCCACGGGCACGATGCGGGGCCGTTGGACACCTCTGCCGCGGCCATCGAGGCGGTGGCCTTGCTGAAGCTGGCCGCCCTCACCAGGGCTGCGGGGATTGGGAGGACTGGGGAGGCTGTGGGGACTGCGGACGGCGCCGACGCGCCGACCCGCCGGGCGCGTCGGATTCTGTACCGGTTGTGCAGCAGACATCTGACGGCCGGGGGCGCGTTGACGGCGGGTTGTTACGACGCGGGGCGGGGGCTCGCTCCCCGACACGAGCTGATCTGGGGGGACTTCTTCCTCGCCTTCGGGCTGGCGATCCTCACCGGGCTGACGGAGCCGTTCACGACATGA
- a CDS encoding GNAT family N-acetyltransferase gives MEIRPTTDEDLDVFVDTLHAAFGRFPETPAEGGGGVWWSALKIDRNLLAMTADGRPVGTAGAYSFELTLPGEILAPAAGVSAVGVLPSHRRQGVLSSMMRHQLAELRARGEFLSVLLASESPIYGRFGYGPATYTQRLTVPRHQAAFAVPRARGTAGAPASGSDTGSVELLRRAECGGILEEVYDRYRRAQPGALSRPHRWWALGAGQPPVSPAPRYVALHRDADGVPDGYASYSIGESDTLTVDETIATDDAVSTALARFVLGHDLVTQVVFKHVPPEDPLRRQLVDFRAGQVNDDTDWLWVRLLNVPRALTARGWFMDGELVLDVDDPFLGEHGRYLLTIRDSKADCVLTDRAPDLSLDVRDLGSIYLGGTAPSTLVRAGHVRAHRPGAAALADALFRAERPPHCLHWF, from the coding sequence ATGGAGATCCGTCCCACGACCGACGAGGACCTCGACGTCTTCGTCGACACACTCCATGCCGCGTTCGGGCGCTTCCCGGAAACCCCGGCCGAGGGCGGCGGCGGGGTCTGGTGGTCGGCGCTCAAAATAGACCGCAACCTGCTCGCCATGACGGCGGACGGGCGGCCCGTCGGCACCGCCGGTGCGTACTCCTTCGAACTCACCCTGCCCGGTGAGATCCTCGCCCCGGCCGCCGGGGTGAGCGCCGTGGGCGTCCTGCCCTCGCACCGCCGTCAAGGCGTGCTCAGCTCGATGATGCGGCATCAGCTCGCCGAGCTGCGGGCCCGAGGAGAGTTCCTCTCCGTACTGCTGGCCTCCGAATCCCCGATCTACGGCAGGTTCGGCTACGGGCCGGCGACCTACACGCAGCGGCTGACGGTGCCGCGCCACCAGGCCGCCTTCGCCGTCCCCCGGGCACGCGGAACGGCCGGCGCCCCAGCGAGCGGATCCGACACCGGCTCGGTCGAGCTGCTGCGGCGTGCCGAGTGCGGCGGGATCCTGGAAGAGGTCTACGACCGGTACCGCCGCGCACAGCCCGGCGCGCTGTCCCGGCCGCACCGCTGGTGGGCCTTGGGCGCGGGGCAGCCCCCGGTCTCCCCGGCGCCGCGCTACGTCGCCCTCCACCGTGACGCCGACGGCGTCCCCGACGGGTACGCCAGCTACTCGATCGGCGAGTCCGACACCTTGACGGTCGACGAGACCATCGCCACCGACGACGCCGTCTCCACGGCTCTGGCCCGGTTCGTGCTCGGACACGACCTGGTCACTCAGGTCGTGTTCAAGCACGTCCCGCCCGAGGACCCACTGCGCCGGCAGCTTGTGGACTTCCGCGCCGGCCAAGTGAACGACGACACCGACTGGCTCTGGGTGCGGCTGTTGAACGTCCCGCGTGCGCTGACCGCGCGCGGCTGGTTCATGGACGGCGAACTCGTCCTCGACGTCGACGACCCGTTCCTCGGCGAGCACGGCCGCTACCTGCTGACCATCCGGGACAGCAAGGCCGACTGCGTCTTGACGGACCGAGCGCCCGACCTGTCCCTGGACGTGCGCGACCTCGGCTCGATCTACCTCGGCGGCACCGCCCCCAGCACTCTCGTACGTGCCGGACACGTCCGGGCCCACCGCCCCGGCGCGGCCGCCCTCGCGGACGCCCTCTTCCGCGCCGAGCGCCCACCGCACTGCCTGCACTGGTTCTGA
- a CDS encoding LPXTG cell wall anchor domain-containing protein, translating into MKIRRALTAAAATAVIAPAAVLAAPAAAFATQPVSEAGLRTPASPELPDAATPAIRPADSATSGGRTGTPHDPRRPGEAAAGGSASQDHGGAARPAPGKPPKAARTAERTTGTTDASGATEGGKDAGDSDDAGQPCAFESDQLHVTVDGLPHQLAAGGAWTAFSMKLTNTTGKPLAEVQPFLRVSSAENVDRPYWELETEYRDAKTGRWKTFHDAEPEDLFGFFAVGPRSTLTLQLRTRVVKNAKPGAGYALAAGDFRNRDGSCGSAKEAWYDFTILPAGAKPTQSPTAKPSEPGKPGGAGEAGQSSASGGGTGGSDSSDGLSPQGGGRLASTGSSSALPMIALAGGAAMVVGAGAVIGVRRRKGAAGPGSTDTTA; encoded by the coding sequence ATGAAGATTCGCCGCGCCCTGACGGCCGCCGCAGCGACTGCCGTGATAGCGCCCGCCGCCGTACTGGCCGCGCCGGCCGCCGCGTTCGCAACGCAGCCGGTGTCCGAGGCCGGTCTCCGTACGCCCGCCTCTCCCGAGTTACCCGATGCCGCAACACCGGCGATCCGGCCGGCGGATTCCGCTACGAGCGGCGGTAGAACGGGCACCCCGCACGACCCGCGGCGCCCGGGCGAAGCCGCTGCCGGTGGCTCGGCATCCCAGGACCACGGCGGGGCCGCCCGCCCCGCCCCAGGAAAGCCGCCGAAAGCCGCCAGGACCGCCGAACGGACCACTGGAACCACTGACGCGAGTGGTGCCACCGAGGGCGGCAAGGACGCCGGTGATTCCGATGATGCGGGTCAGCCCTGCGCGTTCGAGTCCGACCAGTTGCACGTGACCGTCGACGGGCTGCCGCACCAGCTGGCTGCGGGCGGCGCCTGGACCGCCTTCTCCATGAAGCTCACCAACACCACCGGCAAGCCTCTGGCGGAGGTCCAGCCCTTCCTGCGCGTGTCCTCCGCCGAAAATGTCGACCGGCCGTACTGGGAGCTGGAGACCGAGTACCGCGACGCCAAGACGGGGCGGTGGAAGACCTTCCATGACGCGGAGCCCGAGGACCTGTTCGGTTTCTTCGCCGTCGGTCCCCGCAGCACCCTCACGCTCCAACTGCGCACCCGCGTGGTCAAGAACGCCAAGCCCGGCGCCGGGTACGCGCTCGCCGCCGGCGACTTCCGCAACCGCGACGGTTCCTGTGGTTCGGCCAAGGAAGCCTGGTACGACTTCACCATCCTCCCCGCAGGCGCGAAGCCGACGCAGTCCCCGACCGCCAAGCCGAGTGAGCCGGGCAAGCCTGGTGGCGCGGGCGAAGCCGGCCAGAGCTCCGCGTCCGGCGGCGGTACGGGTGGTTCCGATTCCAGCGATGGCCTCAGTCCGCAGGGCGGCGGCCGCCTTGCCTCGACCGGCTCCTCGTCCGCGCTCCCGATGATCGCTCTCGCCGGCGGAGCCGCGATGGTGGTCGGCGCGGGTGCGGTCATCGGCGTGCGCCGCCGGAAGGGCGCAGCCGGTCCGGGCTCCACGGACACCACCGCGTAA
- a CDS encoding acyl-CoA dehydrogenase family protein: MAALRERVSAFVRDRVMPCEPVLDAGGAAARTALRGLQQEAKQAGLWALPLPVEFGGQGIGLAHYAHLAEAEGASDHGPAALGSGPLLDVRMLARHAGEHVRDRWIPGIAAGALRSSYAMTEPDTSGTDPAQTATRAVAEPDGSWTLAGRKWFITGAGDADLVTVLARTDAAERGADSLSLFVVPASAAGFTVVREVPVLGAGGQWEIALDGVTVPSDHLVGEPGQALRIAGERLRLGRVLRCLRWLGQAERAFDLMCVRARTRQHASGPLADRQLVQQMVFDSLLAIRSTRPLVYEAVNRLAAGDDARLETGLAKVAAARMLQQVADAAIQVHGAAGLGPDTALPGLFRTGRAARLLDGPDELHIAAVARRVLRGYGVMS; this comes from the coding sequence GTGGCCGCACTTCGGGAGCGCGTGAGCGCATTCGTACGGGACCGGGTGATGCCGTGCGAGCCGGTCCTCGACGCGGGCGGCGCGGCCGCCCGTACCGCCTTGCGCGGACTGCAACAGGAGGCGAAACAGGCCGGGTTGTGGGCGCTTCCCCTGCCCGTGGAGTTCGGCGGCCAGGGCATCGGCCTCGCCCACTACGCACACCTCGCGGAGGCCGAGGGAGCCAGCGACCACGGCCCCGCCGCCCTCGGCTCGGGGCCCCTCCTCGACGTACGGATGCTCGCCCGGCATGCCGGTGAGCACGTAAGGGACCGCTGGATTCCGGGGATCGCGGCCGGCGCGCTGCGGAGCAGCTATGCGATGACCGAGCCCGACACCTCCGGTACCGACCCCGCGCAGACCGCGACCCGTGCCGTCGCGGAGCCCGACGGGAGCTGGACCCTGGCGGGCCGCAAGTGGTTCATCACGGGTGCGGGAGACGCCGACCTGGTCACGGTGCTGGCCCGGACGGATGCCGCCGAGCGGGGCGCGGACAGCCTGTCCCTGTTCGTGGTGCCCGCCTCCGCGGCCGGCTTCACGGTGGTGCGCGAGGTACCGGTGCTCGGGGCCGGGGGCCAATGGGAGATCGCACTCGACGGCGTCACGGTGCCCTCGGACCACCTGGTGGGCGAGCCGGGCCAGGCGCTGCGGATCGCGGGGGAGCGGCTGCGGCTCGGCCGGGTGCTGCGCTGTCTGCGCTGGCTCGGGCAGGCCGAGCGCGCCTTCGACTTGATGTGTGTACGGGCCAGGACCCGGCAGCATGCGTCGGGCCCCCTTGCCGACCGGCAGCTCGTCCAGCAGATGGTGTTCGACTCCCTGCTGGCCATCCGATCCACCCGCCCGCTCGTGTACGAGGCGGTGAACCGCTTGGCGGCGGGCGACGACGCACGGCTGGAGACCGGCCTGGCCAAGGTGGCGGCGGCCCGCATGCTGCAGCAGGTGGCGGACGCCGCGATCCAGGTGCACGGCGCGGCCGGACTCGGTCCCGACACCGCACTGCCCGGTTTGTTCCGCACCGGCCGCGCGGCCCGGCTGCTGGACGGCCCCGACGAGCTGCACATCGCGGCGGTGGCCCGCCGGGTGCTCCGCGGCTACGGGGTCATGTCGTGA
- a CDS encoding M20 metallopeptidase family protein, translating to MERALSRRTLLAGAVGAGAGVVGGATGRAAADAPGRPVAQGAVDAEVARLRRGLIELRRDIHRHPEGPGQEQRTAGVVARELRAAGLAVTTGVGGHGVIGVLRGSRPGRTVAYRADMDAVPPKDIVGGGPAPAHLCGHEIHTTVALGIAQVLARLRRQLEGTVVFLFQPAEENLSGARALIDTGVLERTRVEEIHALHCGPFPAGRFAVTPGFGMPGQDKAEVTASGPDAPDVARRLAAEIGTLATVALPQTPADLERIVAEAQTPNGPLARFVALRARAQGAKVSVSYRCWPQERYLDVRQDIHRLATSYAGTGVSFPAEPFPAMVCPERDARVLAHHLRRTLGRDTVTELHAAFPPFSGEDFALYLDRIPGTFTFLGVRAPGTPITTSYPHYPDFTPDERAIGMGVRAMAGWIAKRSHRAWGTTGVAGGGGPGN from the coding sequence ATGGAGCGCGCGCTCTCGCGCCGTACGCTGCTGGCCGGCGCGGTGGGAGCCGGTGCCGGAGTCGTAGGGGGAGCCACGGGGAGGGCCGCCGCCGATGCGCCGGGACGGCCGGTGGCACAAGGGGCGGTGGACGCCGAGGTGGCGCGCCTGCGGCGGGGGCTGATCGAACTGCGGCGGGACATCCACCGTCATCCGGAGGGGCCGGGGCAGGAACAACGCACCGCCGGCGTGGTGGCCCGGGAGCTGCGGGCGGCCGGGCTGGCCGTCACCACGGGGGTGGGCGGCCACGGCGTGATCGGCGTCCTGCGGGGCTCACGTCCGGGCCGGACCGTCGCGTACCGGGCGGACATGGATGCGGTGCCACCCAAGGACATCGTCGGGGGCGGACCAGCGCCGGCCCACCTCTGCGGGCACGAGATCCACACCACGGTGGCCCTCGGCATCGCACAGGTCCTGGCACGGCTGCGCCGGCAACTGGAGGGAACGGTGGTGTTCCTCTTCCAGCCCGCCGAGGAGAACCTGTCGGGAGCCCGGGCACTGATCGACACGGGCGTGCTGGAGCGCACCCGTGTGGAAGAGATCCACGCGCTGCACTGCGGGCCGTTCCCCGCCGGCCGGTTCGCTGTGACCCCGGGCTTCGGGATGCCGGGCCAGGACAAGGCGGAGGTGACCGCCTCCGGACCGGACGCGCCCGATGTCGCGCGGCGACTGGCCGCCGAGATCGGCACGCTCGCCACGGTGGCACTGCCGCAGACTCCCGCGGACCTCGAGCGGATCGTCGCCGAAGCCCAGACGCCCAACGGGCCGCTGGCCCGGTTCGTGGCACTCCGGGCCCGAGCGCAGGGGGCCAAGGTGAGTGTGTCCTACCGGTGTTGGCCTCAGGAGCGATACCTGGACGTACGCCAGGACATCCACCGCCTCGCCACGTCATACGCGGGGACCGGGGTGAGCTTCCCTGCCGAGCCGTTCCCGGCCATGGTCTGCCCGGAACGCGACGCCCGCGTGCTCGCCCACCACCTGCGGCGCACGCTCGGCCGGGATACGGTCACCGAACTCCACGCCGCCTTCCCTCCCTTCAGCGGCGAGGACTTCGCCCTCTACCTGGACCGCATCCCCGGCACCTTCACCTTCCTCGGCGTCCGAGCCCCCGGCACACCCATCACCACCAGCTACCCGCATTACCCCGACTTCACCCCGGACGAGCGCGCCATCGGCATGGGCGTACGGGCAATGGCGGGCTGGATCGCGAAGCGGAGCCACAGGGCGTGGGGCACGACCGGCGTGGCAGGGGGCGGCGGGCCCGGCAACTAG
- a CDS encoding MFS transporter, whose protein sequence is MAFSMMQLFVIGAFGPRLVGELRISTTVLGLTTTAGFGAAALLSPLAGRLVDRAGPRRCLVALLVLTAVSLGLIGAAPGTVVLLLAVALGGVPQALANPATNKVILAAFPAERRPGVTGLKQSGVQCGAFVAGLPLSLLAAGVGWRGAVWAAAGAAAVAALWAARALPSDPAAPARGPGAASSPHGVTRRLACFSLLLGCGIASVNTYLALFGSQRLGLAPTTAAALVAVLGVAGIAGRVGWSRVAGRPGRAEALPALLAAGAVGAALLLAAALWLHPLVWLAAVAVGSFAVSANAVSMVVVMRRAAPGRAGQDSALVSAGFFAGFAVGPPLFGALASAAGYGTGWLLAAAEFAMAAVVAVPLMPRRAGARDA, encoded by the coding sequence ATGGCGTTCTCCATGATGCAGTTGTTTGTCATTGGGGCGTTCGGGCCGCGGCTGGTGGGGGAATTGAGGATCTCCACGACGGTGCTGGGGCTGACCACGACAGCGGGCTTCGGGGCGGCCGCGTTGCTCTCGCCGCTGGCCGGGCGGCTGGTGGACCGGGCCGGGCCGCGGCGGTGCCTGGTGGCGCTGCTGGTGCTCACCGCGGTCTCGTTGGGGCTGATCGGTGCCGCGCCGGGGACGGTGGTACTGCTGTTGGCCGTCGCGCTCGGTGGTGTGCCCCAGGCCTTGGCCAACCCGGCGACGAACAAGGTGATCCTTGCCGCCTTCCCGGCCGAGCGGCGTCCCGGTGTGACGGGGCTGAAGCAGTCAGGGGTGCAGTGCGGGGCGTTCGTGGCGGGTCTGCCGCTGTCGTTGCTGGCGGCCGGTGTGGGCTGGCGGGGCGCGGTGTGGGCGGCGGCGGGTGCCGCAGCGGTGGCCGCGCTGTGGGCGGCCCGAGCGCTGCCGTCCGATCCGGCCGCCCCCGCTCGGGGTCCGGGCGCCGCCTCCTCGCCGCACGGCGTGACGCGGCGGCTGGCCTGCTTCTCGCTGTTGCTCGGCTGCGGTATCGCCTCGGTCAACACCTACCTCGCGTTGTTCGGTTCACAGCGGCTGGGCCTGGCGCCCACCACCGCGGCGGCGCTGGTGGCCGTGCTGGGAGTGGCGGGCATCGCCGGGCGCGTGGGGTGGTCGCGCGTGGCCGGACGGCCGGGGCGGGCCGAGGCGTTGCCCGCCCTGCTGGCGGCCGGAGCGGTGGGTGCGGCGCTGCTGCTCGCGGCCGCGCTCTGGCTCCATCCGCTCGTGTGGCTCGCCGCGGTGGCGGTCGGGTCGTTCGCGGTGTCGGCGAACGCGGTCTCCATGGTGGTGGTGATGCGCCGGGCCGCGCCGGGGCGGGCGGGGCAGGATTCGGCGCTGGTGTCGGCGGGCTTCTTCGCGGGGTTCGCCGTGGGCCCGCCGCTGTTCGGCGCCCTGGCCTCCGCGGCCGGGTACGGAACGGGCTGGCTCCTGGCGGCGGCCGAGTTCGCGATGGCAGCGGTCGTGGCCGTGCCGTTGATGCCGCGTCGTGCGGGAGCGCGCGATGCATGA
- a CDS encoding ATP-binding cassette domain-containing protein yields MFEGVDLDVPAGGLLVAHGPAGSGRTSLLLALAGRMRLSGGAVRVGGHVLPAEGRRVRAAVAVARAAPAVALEGRLRVKEVMAERRLTGGGVTERRIREAFEAVGFAPRGTDLIEDLDPVDALLLATALALAERPGALVVDDVDDGLPPEAHDRAWQALDRVRDSGPTVLAGCVRMPPPTPGLVALSLPRRSRDRLPAETVPADRLPTAGTAVPRKDADT; encoded by the coding sequence GTGTTCGAGGGGGTGGACCTGGATGTGCCGGCGGGCGGGCTGTTGGTTGCCCACGGGCCGGCGGGGTCCGGGCGTACTTCCCTGCTGCTTGCGCTCGCCGGGCGGATGCGGCTGTCCGGCGGGGCGGTCCGGGTCGGCGGGCATGTGCTGCCCGCGGAAGGGCGTCGGGTGCGCGCGGCGGTCGCCGTCGCCCGGGCGGCGCCCGCGGTCGCTCTCGAAGGGCGGCTGCGGGTCAAGGAGGTGATGGCCGAACGCCGCCTGACCGGGGGAGGGGTGACCGAGCGTCGGATTCGTGAGGCTTTCGAGGCCGTGGGTTTCGCTCCCCGCGGGACCGATCTGATCGAAGATCTCGACCCCGTCGACGCGCTGCTGCTGGCGACGGCGCTGGCACTTGCCGAGCGTCCCGGCGCCCTCGTCGTCGACGATGTGGACGACGGCCTGCCGCCCGAGGCGCACGACCGTGCGTGGCAGGCGCTCGACCGGGTACGCGACAGCGGCCCCACCGTACTGGCCGGGTGCGTCCGCATGCCGCCGCCCACCCCCGGCCTCGTCGCGCTGTCACTTCCGCGGCGCAGCCGGGACCGACTCCCGGCCGAGACGGTCCCGGCCGACCGTCTCCCGACCGCCGGGACGGCCGTTCCCCGAAAGGACGCCGACACATGA
- a CDS encoding YhgE/Pip family protein — MKAVKLALLELRRFRGPMRRLVPLLLCLVPLLYGAMYLWANWDPYGKTDRMPVAVVNQDHLAHAKQGRRVDAGDQLVKQLKASGTFDWHFVGQDEARDGLEHGRYFFTIHIPSDFSHKLATGADTRPKQAGIRIELNDANNYIAGIMTEVVQTKLQDQVNSATHAAYVRSVYGELSDVRDKLTTASDGAHRLVGATRVAQQGTSTVASATSTLHDGATGVAAGARQIARATGQIDDLAGRLDQAAADRLPGAVSALVSTARLTTDGLDAVHTATSATRKGTSRAVGDLTDLADSHPELRDDPVYRRALGHARSLDSTATALDGRAAAAENNARRSLREAERLQDDVGSLRRDVLALHTPLRLVDTGSRSAADGAHGLVEGLGTLEKGSGALHAAAEQAHGGASEVSRTVDDGLHKIPRTSPDQVAHAAEVLGTPVHIDRGNLHPAGVYGRGLAPFFFGIALWVFGLFAYLLLRPLNTRALVGRVGAFTTAVAGWLPAALLGAVGALVLYGVVDLALGLNPVHGFWMLALLVTGAAAFVAVDHCLRTVFGVPGDVLSLVLLILQLTASGGLYPLPTEPAFFQVLNPMLPMTYLVDGLRVTVSGGLTGNLVRDFAVLLAFTAGLLAVTALAVRRQRVWTVGRLHPDVAL, encoded by the coding sequence ATGAAGGCCGTCAAGCTGGCGCTGCTGGAACTCCGGCGCTTCCGCGGTCCGATGCGCCGCCTGGTCCCGTTACTGCTCTGTCTGGTGCCGTTGCTGTACGGCGCCATGTACCTCTGGGCGAACTGGGACCCGTACGGCAAGACGGACCGTATGCCGGTCGCCGTCGTCAACCAGGATCATCTGGCGCATGCGAAGCAGGGCCGCCGGGTGGACGCCGGAGATCAGCTCGTGAAGCAGCTCAAGGCATCCGGCACGTTCGACTGGCACTTCGTCGGCCAGGACGAAGCGCGGGACGGGCTGGAGCACGGCCGCTACTTCTTCACCATCCACATTCCGTCCGACTTCAGCCACAAGCTGGCCACCGGCGCCGACACCCGCCCGAAGCAGGCCGGCATCCGGATCGAACTCAACGATGCCAACAACTACATCGCCGGCATCATGACCGAGGTGGTGCAGACCAAACTGCAGGACCAGGTCAACTCCGCCACCCATGCCGCCTATGTGCGCAGCGTCTACGGCGAGTTGTCGGACGTACGGGACAAGCTGACCACCGCCTCCGACGGCGCACACCGGCTGGTGGGGGCCACCCGCGTGGCCCAGCAGGGCACCTCCACGGTCGCCTCGGCGACCTCCACCCTGCACGACGGGGCCACCGGAGTCGCCGCCGGTGCACGGCAGATCGCCCGGGCCACCGGACAGATCGACGACCTCGCGGGCCGCCTGGACCAGGCCGCCGCCGACCGGCTTCCCGGGGCCGTCTCCGCCTTGGTGAGCACCGCGCGGCTGACCACCGACGGACTCGACGCCGTGCACACCGCCACCAGCGCCACCCGCAAAGGCACCTCACGGGCCGTGGGCGACCTGACCGATCTGGCCGACTCCCACCCCGAACTGCGGGACGACCCGGTCTACCGCAGGGCCCTGGGACACGCCCGCAGCCTGGACTCGACCGCCACCGCCCTCGACGGACGGGCCGCCGCCGCGGAGAACAACGCCCGCCGCTCCCTCCGGGAAGCCGAGCGCCTCCAGGACGACGTGGGCTCACTCCGGCGCGACGTGCTGGCCCTGCACACCCCGCTCCGCCTCGTCGACACCGGTTCCCGGAGTGCGGCCGACGGCGCGCACGGCCTCGTCGAAGGGCTCGGCACCCTGGAAAAGGGATCCGGCGCCCTGCATGCCGCCGCCGAACAGGCGCACGGCGGTGCCTCGGAGGTCTCCCGCACCGTCGACGACGGACTGCACAAGATCCCCCGCACCAGCCCCGACCAGGTCGCACACGCCGCCGAGGTGCTGGGCACGCCGGTGCACATCGACCGGGGAAACCTGCATCCGGCCGGGGTCTACGGACGCGGCCTGGCCCCGTTCTTCTTCGGCATCGCCCTATGGGTGTTCGGCCTCTTCGCCTACCTGCTGCTGCGCCCCCTCAACACCCGTGCCCTCGTCGGCCGGGTCGGCGCCTTCACCACCGCCGTCGCGGGATGGCTGCCGGCCGCGCTGCTCGGCGCCGTGGGGGCACTCGTGCTCTACGGCGTCGTCGACCTGGCCCTCGGACTCAACCCCGTCCACGGCTTCTGGATGCTCGCGCTCCTGGTCACCGGGGCGGCGGCGTTCGTGGCCGTCGACCACTGTCTGCGCACCGTCTTCGGGGTGCCCGGCGACGTCCTGTCGCTGGTCCTGCTCATCCTGCAGCTCACCGCCTCGGGCGGCCTCTACCCACTGCCCACCGAACCGGCCTTCTTCCAGGTGCTGAACCCGATGCTCCCGATGACCTACCTCGTCGACGGACTGCGTGTCACCGTCTCGGGCGGACTCACCGGAAACCTCGTGCGCGATTTCGCCGTCCTCCTGGCCTTCACCGCAGGCCTCCTCGCCGTGACCGCCCTCGCCGTGCGGCGGCAACGGGTGTGGACGGTGGGGCGCCTTCATCCTGATGTCGCCCTGTAG
- a CDS encoding VOC family protein, giving the protein MRVIAFDHLVLNVADIERSLAFYCGPLGLEPVRVDAWRAGEVPFPSVRVSPTTIIDLMQEPHEGSNVDHLCLVVEPLDWQEVVDSGEFTVVDGPGPRFGARGEGQSLYVSDPDGNTVELRWYAHDA; this is encoded by the coding sequence ATGCGCGTCATCGCCTTCGACCACCTCGTTCTGAACGTTGCCGACATCGAGCGATCGCTCGCCTTCTACTGCGGACCGCTGGGTCTGGAGCCGGTGCGCGTGGACGCGTGGCGCGCGGGCGAGGTGCCCTTCCCCTCCGTGCGTGTGAGCCCGACGACCATCATCGATCTCATGCAGGAGCCCCATGAGGGTTCCAATGTCGACCACCTGTGCCTGGTCGTCGAGCCCCTCGACTGGCAGGAGGTCGTCGACTCGGGCGAGTTCACGGTGGTCGACGGGCCCGGGCCACGCTTCGGCGCCCGCGGCGAGGGCCAGTCCCTGTACGTCAGCGACCCGGACGGCAACACCGTCGAACTCCGCTGGTATGCGCACGACGCCTAA
- a CDS encoding TetR/AcrR family transcriptional regulator: MAKEAAETDTRTPRERYRAQVRTEVKERAWEQIATAGASALSLNAIAKQMGMSGPALYRYFASRDELITELIREAYRSLAETLRAASTTGADLAGLAHALRGWALEDPQRYFLIYGTPVPGYHAPEDITGIASEMMTTLLDACTALAPDGPAAEFSAHLEDHRDWADGHPAPPAALHRALAFWTRLHGVLSLELAGHFTNMGFDPALFFAAELDDLLANRA; this comes from the coding sequence GTGGCGAAGGAAGCTGCGGAGACGGACACGAGGACCCCGCGGGAGCGCTATCGCGCCCAGGTGCGCACAGAGGTCAAGGAGCGCGCTTGGGAGCAGATCGCCACGGCGGGTGCGTCCGCGCTCTCCCTCAATGCGATCGCCAAGCAGATGGGCATGAGCGGGCCCGCGCTCTACCGCTACTTCGCCAGCCGCGACGAGCTCATCACCGAGCTCATCCGCGAGGCGTACCGGAGTCTCGCCGAGACCCTCCGCGCGGCCTCGACCACCGGTGCCGACCTTGCTGGACTGGCGCATGCCCTGCGCGGCTGGGCCCTGGAGGACCCCCAGCGGTATTTCCTCATCTACGGCACCCCCGTCCCCGGCTACCACGCTCCCGAGGACATCACCGGCATCGCCTCCGAGATGATGACAACTCTGCTCGACGCGTGCACGGCGCTCGCCCCGGACGGCCCCGCAGCTGAGTTCAGCGCCCACCTGGAAGACCACCGGGACTGGGCTGACGGCCACCCTGCCCCGCCCGCGGCCCTCCACCGGGCCCTGGCTTTCTGGACCCGGCTGCACGGCGTTCTGTCCCTGGAACTCGCCGGCCACTTCACCAACATGGGCTTCGACCCCGCCCTGTTCTTCGCAGCCGAACTGGACGACCTGCTGGCAAACCGAGCGTGA